A genomic window from Tenebrio molitor chromosome X, icTenMoli1.1, whole genome shotgun sequence includes:
- the Asph gene encoding aspartyl/asparaginyl beta-hydroxylase isoform X1, with protein sequence MSGDVQPRKRKDKKRKKDDSTEQIPTPPQVPISTNQNEDLNIHVHKEDGTGGGICAKIIFFLLFSALAILIGLIITEHRGLTDLDTVDQESRFSQLFEGWIDNSISHDDNGDHVVSSLEDDDHGDDETESHEEHHEEDEEEEEEEEGQDEGSEEVAQTEEEEDEEDEEEEASEQVPQTEEDEDDEEEEEEEEDEETTADDEPNVESEEAEEENDDDESELQDINEDEESDENAAEDEEAQDVDNSVEEEGQDDEDENEDDDDKPVASEENDVAEQSEEEASEETKTAEQQLSKENEDEDEEDKKEKEEGEKEEEDDQQNSKMVVKIGVGVALLVVAHVVLVRKWKSANQSAETPAKDEQLPDLSRRNTIVVPPDFQEIQQDIEDNADEEYSDEDGEVESDEDRPEVKSAKAKYQELRTTYTRSLTPESEPEYQCKPADADDEEYEEEDDDEDVEDEEVEDEEEEESDAAEYEKEDDDEELLKRLEAKYGKLKRGEQADKREDLDEQFSSWKRVNVRDDNEPEESDSDKQSDAETYEYENITNKDDVKIKQKIDEAHKNIQNNTAYAIKLFDVLLQNYSSSPRSLYGKAQALDVLADQKRSNEILQKAIATYFKLLDLEDVPDPLFEAAAERCINRLRFMGNYNRAVDVHLKLITRFPEEPKHRNQLVVSYLTVNRVKKARMMLQETLSKYPNDGFALVHYGFILKTVDNNLHDSISYLERGISTRAPGVIDGRFYFHLGDALARLGRTEEAMKVYEDGVEQKLFLSKYQRSLYNVDRLKGQPWWKKEETPYKFLYSVLEANWQKIRDEGISVMNKNDLFQSESENLKDTGDWKQFELFARGQKNVENCKKCPITCKIIDSIPDARGCKRGQTKFSVMHPTTHVWPHCGPTNCRLRVHLGLKVPPRTYIRVADEIRSWKNGEVLIFDDSFEHEVWHNGTTFRLVLIVDVWHPELTSLEKRTLSPI encoded by the exons ATGTCGGGCGATGTTCAACCAAGAAAacgtaaagataaaaaaagaaagaaag ATGACAGCACTGAACAAATACCGACACCACCCCAAGTGCCCATTTCGACTAATCAAAATGAAGACTTAAACATCCATGTGCACAAGGAAGATGGAACAGGTGGTGGAATATGcgctaaaataattttctttcttttattcTCGGCTCTCGCAATTCTGATTGGTTTAATTATAACCGAACATCGAGGTTTAACAGACT TAGACACGGTAGATCAAGAATCTCGTTTTTCACAATTATTTGAAGGCTGGATAGATAATAGTATAAGTCACGACGATAATGGAGATCATGTAGTAAGTTCTTTAGAAGATGATGATCATGGAGACGACGAGACTGAATCACATGAAGAGCATCACGAAGAAGACGAAGAGGAAGAGGAGGAGGAGGAAGGACAGGATGAGGGGTCGGAGGAAGTAGCTCAGACAGAAGAGGAAGAAGATGAGGAggatgaagaagaagaagcgTCCGAACAAGTTCCTCAGACCGAGGAAGATGAAGATGATGAagaggaggaggaggaggaaGAGGATGAAGAAACGACGGCAGACGACGAGCCAAACGTGGAATCAGAGGAagcagaagaagaaaatgATGACGATGAGAGTGAGTTACAAGATATCAATGAAGATGAAGAATCCGACGAGAATGCAGCAGAGGATGAGGAAGCGCAAGATGTTGACAACAGCGTAGAGGAGGAAGGTCAAGATGACGAAGATGAAAATGAAGATGACGATGATAAACCGGTCGCATCTGAGGAGAACGATGTTGCAGAACAGTCTGAAGAAGAAGCAAGTGAAGAAACGAAAACTGCTGAACAGCAATTAAGCAAAGAAAACGAG GATGAAGATGAAGaagataaaaaagaaaaagaagaaggtGAAAAAGAGGAAGAAGACGATcagcaaaattctaaaa TGGTTGTTAAGATTGGCGTTGGCGTGGCTCTTTTGGTAGTAGCACACGTCGTTCTGGTTAGAAAGTGGAAGTCTG CAAATCAATCTGCGGAAACTCCCGCAAAGGACGAGCAACTTCCAGATCTCTCCAGAAGAAATACAATCGTAGTCCCGCCAGATTTCCAAGAAATCCAACAAGATATCGAAGATAACGCCGACGAAG AGTATTCAGACGAAGATGGCGAAGTAGAAAGCGACGAGGATAGACCCGAAGTAAAATCGGCCAAAGCTAAATATCAAGAGCTGAGGACGACGTATACTAGATCGTTGACTCCGGAAAGTGAACCGGAGTATCAGTGTAAGCCGGCAGATGCCGACGATGAAGAGTACGAAGAGGAGGATGATGATGAAGATGTGGAGGATGAAGAGGTCGAAGATGAAGAGGAAGAGGAGTCGGACGCGGCTGAATACGAGAAGGAAGACGACGATGAGGAGTTGTTAAAAAGATTAGAAGCCAAATATGGTAAACTTAAACGGGGAGAACAAGCTGACAAGCGAGAAGACCTCGACGAACAGTTTTCGTCCTGGAAAc GTGTGAATGTTCGTGATGATAATGAACCAGAAGAGTCCGATTCCGACAAGCAATCGGACGCTGAAACTTACGAATATGAAAACATAACGAACAAAGATGacgtaaaaatcaaacaaaaaatcgaCGAAGcgcataaaaatattcaaaat aATACAGCTTACGCAATTAAGCTTTTTGATGTCCTCCTCCAAAACTATTCCTCTTCACCCAGAAGTTTGTACGGGAAGGCTCAAGCTTTAGATGTGTTAGCCGACCAAAAACGAAGTAacgaaattttacaaaaagctATCGCAACGTACTTTAAACTTTTGGATCTCGAAGACGTCCCAGATCCATTATTTGAAGCAGCGGCTGAGAGGTGCATTAATCGTCTTAGATTTATGG gtAATTACAATCGCGCAGTTGATGTTCATCTTAAATTAATAACTCGCTTTCCGGAAGAGCCCAAGCATCGAAATCAGTTAGTCGTTAGTTATTTAACAGTAAACAG GGTGAAGAAAGCTAGAATGATGTTACAAGAAACTCTGTCGAAGTATCCAAATGATGGTTTTGCGTTGGTACATTATGGTTTTATTCTCAAAACGGTCGACAACAATCTCCACGATTCGATATCTTATTTAGAAAGAGGAATTTCCACAAGAGCACCTGGAGTGATCGATGGACGTTTCTATTTTCACCTGGGAGATGCGTTAGCTCGTCTCGGAAGAACCGAAGAAGCCATGAAG GTTTACGAGGATGGAGTCGAACAAAAGCTTTTCCTGTCGAAGTATCAGCGTTCTCTGTACAATGTGGATCGTTTGAAGGGACAACCTTGGTGGAAGAAAGAAGAAACTCCATACAAATTTTTGTACTCGGTTTTGGAAGCCAACTGGCAAAAGATTCGCGACGAAGGCATTTCAGTTATGAATAAAAACGATCTGTTTCAAAGTGAATCGGAGAACTTGAAGGACACCGGCGATTGGAAACAATTCGAGTTGTTCGCTAGAGggcaaaaaaatgtagaaaactGCAAAAAGTGTCCCATCACTTGCAAAATCATCGATAGTATACCGGATGCTAGAGGGTGTAAAAGAGGACAAACGAAGTTTAGTGTGATGCATCCCACAACGCACGTGTGGCCTCACTGTGGACCAACTAACTGTAGGTTGAGGGTACATTTGGGCTTAAAAGTGCCCCCACGTACTTACATCCGGGTCGCCGACGAGATCAG GAGTTGGAAAAATGGGgaagtattaatttttgacgaCAGTTTCGAGCATGAAGTGTGGCATAACGGAACAACCTTCAGACTTGTACTCATAGTCGACGTGTGGCACCCAGAACTGACCTCGCTGGAAAAAAGAACTCTCTCACCGATCTGA
- the Asph gene encoding aspartyl/asparaginyl beta-hydroxylase isoform X3, with product MSGDVQPRKRKDKKRKKDDSTEQIPTPPQVPISTNQNEDLNIHVHKEDGTGGGICAKIIFFLLFSALAILIGLIITEHRGLTDLDTVDQESRFSQLFEGWIDNSISHDDNGDHVVSSLEDDDHGDDETESHEEHHEEDEEEEEEEEGQDEGSEEVAQTEEEEDEEDEEEEASEQVPQTEEDEDDEEEEEEEEDEETTADDEPNVESEEAEEENDDDESELQDINEDEESDENAAEDEEAQDVDNSVEEEGQDDEDENEDDDDKPVASEENDVAEQSEEEASEETKTAEQQLSKENEDEDEEDKKEKEEGEKEEEDDQQNSKSVNVRDDNEPEESDSDKQSDAETYEYENITNKDDVKIKQKIDEAHKNIQNNTAYAIKLFDVLLQNYSSSPRSLYGKAQALDVLADQKRSNEILQKAIATYFKLLDLEDVPDPLFEAAAERCINRLRFMGNYNRAVDVHLKLITRFPEEPKHRNQLVVSYLTVNRVKKARMMLQETLSKYPNDGFALVHYGFILKTVDNNLHDSISYLERGISTRAPGVIDGRFYFHLGDALARLGRTEEAMKVYEDGVEQKLFLSKYQRSLYNVDRLKGQPWWKKEETPYKFLYSVLEANWQKIRDEGISVMNKNDLFQSESENLKDTGDWKQFELFARGQKNVENCKKCPITCKIIDSIPDARGCKRGQTKFSVMHPTTHVWPHCGPTNCRLRVHLGLKVPPRTYIRVADEIRSWKNGEVLIFDDSFEHEVWHNGTTFRLVLIVDVWHPELTSLEKRTLSPI from the exons ATGTCGGGCGATGTTCAACCAAGAAAacgtaaagataaaaaaagaaagaaag ATGACAGCACTGAACAAATACCGACACCACCCCAAGTGCCCATTTCGACTAATCAAAATGAAGACTTAAACATCCATGTGCACAAGGAAGATGGAACAGGTGGTGGAATATGcgctaaaataattttctttcttttattcTCGGCTCTCGCAATTCTGATTGGTTTAATTATAACCGAACATCGAGGTTTAACAGACT TAGACACGGTAGATCAAGAATCTCGTTTTTCACAATTATTTGAAGGCTGGATAGATAATAGTATAAGTCACGACGATAATGGAGATCATGTAGTAAGTTCTTTAGAAGATGATGATCATGGAGACGACGAGACTGAATCACATGAAGAGCATCACGAAGAAGACGAAGAGGAAGAGGAGGAGGAGGAAGGACAGGATGAGGGGTCGGAGGAAGTAGCTCAGACAGAAGAGGAAGAAGATGAGGAggatgaagaagaagaagcgTCCGAACAAGTTCCTCAGACCGAGGAAGATGAAGATGATGAagaggaggaggaggaggaaGAGGATGAAGAAACGACGGCAGACGACGAGCCAAACGTGGAATCAGAGGAagcagaagaagaaaatgATGACGATGAGAGTGAGTTACAAGATATCAATGAAGATGAAGAATCCGACGAGAATGCAGCAGAGGATGAGGAAGCGCAAGATGTTGACAACAGCGTAGAGGAGGAAGGTCAAGATGACGAAGATGAAAATGAAGATGACGATGATAAACCGGTCGCATCTGAGGAGAACGATGTTGCAGAACAGTCTGAAGAAGAAGCAAGTGAAGAAACGAAAACTGCTGAACAGCAATTAAGCAAAGAAAACGAG GATGAAGATGAAGaagataaaaaagaaaaagaagaaggtGAAAAAGAGGAAGAAGACGATcagcaaaattctaaaa GTGTGAATGTTCGTGATGATAATGAACCAGAAGAGTCCGATTCCGACAAGCAATCGGACGCTGAAACTTACGAATATGAAAACATAACGAACAAAGATGacgtaaaaatcaaacaaaaaatcgaCGAAGcgcataaaaatattcaaaat aATACAGCTTACGCAATTAAGCTTTTTGATGTCCTCCTCCAAAACTATTCCTCTTCACCCAGAAGTTTGTACGGGAAGGCTCAAGCTTTAGATGTGTTAGCCGACCAAAAACGAAGTAacgaaattttacaaaaagctATCGCAACGTACTTTAAACTTTTGGATCTCGAAGACGTCCCAGATCCATTATTTGAAGCAGCGGCTGAGAGGTGCATTAATCGTCTTAGATTTATGG gtAATTACAATCGCGCAGTTGATGTTCATCTTAAATTAATAACTCGCTTTCCGGAAGAGCCCAAGCATCGAAATCAGTTAGTCGTTAGTTATTTAACAGTAAACAG GGTGAAGAAAGCTAGAATGATGTTACAAGAAACTCTGTCGAAGTATCCAAATGATGGTTTTGCGTTGGTACATTATGGTTTTATTCTCAAAACGGTCGACAACAATCTCCACGATTCGATATCTTATTTAGAAAGAGGAATTTCCACAAGAGCACCTGGAGTGATCGATGGACGTTTCTATTTTCACCTGGGAGATGCGTTAGCTCGTCTCGGAAGAACCGAAGAAGCCATGAAG GTTTACGAGGATGGAGTCGAACAAAAGCTTTTCCTGTCGAAGTATCAGCGTTCTCTGTACAATGTGGATCGTTTGAAGGGACAACCTTGGTGGAAGAAAGAAGAAACTCCATACAAATTTTTGTACTCGGTTTTGGAAGCCAACTGGCAAAAGATTCGCGACGAAGGCATTTCAGTTATGAATAAAAACGATCTGTTTCAAAGTGAATCGGAGAACTTGAAGGACACCGGCGATTGGAAACAATTCGAGTTGTTCGCTAGAGggcaaaaaaatgtagaaaactGCAAAAAGTGTCCCATCACTTGCAAAATCATCGATAGTATACCGGATGCTAGAGGGTGTAAAAGAGGACAAACGAAGTTTAGTGTGATGCATCCCACAACGCACGTGTGGCCTCACTGTGGACCAACTAACTGTAGGTTGAGGGTACATTTGGGCTTAAAAGTGCCCCCACGTACTTACATCCGGGTCGCCGACGAGATCAG GAGTTGGAAAAATGGGgaagtattaatttttgacgaCAGTTTCGAGCATGAAGTGTGGCATAACGGAACAACCTTCAGACTTGTACTCATAGTCGACGTGTGGCACCCAGAACTGACCTCGCTGGAAAAAAGAACTCTCTCACCGATCTGA
- the Asph gene encoding aspartic and glutamic acid-rich protein isoform X2, with protein sequence MSGDVQPRKRKDKKRKKDDSTEQIPTPPQVPISTNQNEDLNIHVHKEDGTGGGICAKIIFFLLFSALAILIGLIITEHRGLTDLDTVDQESRFSQLFEGWIDNSISHDDNGDHVVSSLEDDDHGDDETESHEEHHEEDEEEEEEEEGQDEGSEEVAQTEEEEDEEDEEEEASEQVPQTEEDEDDEEEEEEEEDEETTADDEPNVESEEAEEENDDDESELQDINEDEESDENAAEDEEAQDVDNSVEEEGQDDEDENEDDDDKPVASEENDVAEQSEEEASEETKTAEQQLSKENEDEDEEDKKEKEEGEKEEEDDQQNSKMVVKIGVGVALLVVAHVVLVRKWKSANQSAETPAKDEQLPDLSRRNTIVVPPDFQEIQQDIEDNADEEYSDEDGEVESDEDRPEVKSAKAKYQELRTTYTRSLTPESEPEYQCKPADADDEEYEEEDDDEDVEDEEVEDEEEEESDAAEYEKEDDDEELLKRLEAKYGKLKRGEQADKREDLDEQFSSWKRVNVRDDNEPEESDSDKQSDAETYEYENITNKDDVKIKQKIDEAHKNIQNNTAYAIKLFDVLLQNYSSSPRSLYGKAQALDVLADQKRSNEILQKAIATYFKLLDLEDVPDPLFEAAAERCINRLRFMGNYNRAVDVHLKLITRFPEEPKHRNQLVVSYLTVNRVKKARMMLQETLSKYPNDGFALVHYGFILKTVDNNLHDSISYLERGISTRAPGVIDGRFYFHLGDALARLGRTEEAMKVSFRFTRMESNKSFSCRSISVLCTMWIV encoded by the exons ATGTCGGGCGATGTTCAACCAAGAAAacgtaaagataaaaaaagaaagaaag ATGACAGCACTGAACAAATACCGACACCACCCCAAGTGCCCATTTCGACTAATCAAAATGAAGACTTAAACATCCATGTGCACAAGGAAGATGGAACAGGTGGTGGAATATGcgctaaaataattttctttcttttattcTCGGCTCTCGCAATTCTGATTGGTTTAATTATAACCGAACATCGAGGTTTAACAGACT TAGACACGGTAGATCAAGAATCTCGTTTTTCACAATTATTTGAAGGCTGGATAGATAATAGTATAAGTCACGACGATAATGGAGATCATGTAGTAAGTTCTTTAGAAGATGATGATCATGGAGACGACGAGACTGAATCACATGAAGAGCATCACGAAGAAGACGAAGAGGAAGAGGAGGAGGAGGAAGGACAGGATGAGGGGTCGGAGGAAGTAGCTCAGACAGAAGAGGAAGAAGATGAGGAggatgaagaagaagaagcgTCCGAACAAGTTCCTCAGACCGAGGAAGATGAAGATGATGAagaggaggaggaggaggaaGAGGATGAAGAAACGACGGCAGACGACGAGCCAAACGTGGAATCAGAGGAagcagaagaagaaaatgATGACGATGAGAGTGAGTTACAAGATATCAATGAAGATGAAGAATCCGACGAGAATGCAGCAGAGGATGAGGAAGCGCAAGATGTTGACAACAGCGTAGAGGAGGAAGGTCAAGATGACGAAGATGAAAATGAAGATGACGATGATAAACCGGTCGCATCTGAGGAGAACGATGTTGCAGAACAGTCTGAAGAAGAAGCAAGTGAAGAAACGAAAACTGCTGAACAGCAATTAAGCAAAGAAAACGAG GATGAAGATGAAGaagataaaaaagaaaaagaagaaggtGAAAAAGAGGAAGAAGACGATcagcaaaattctaaaa TGGTTGTTAAGATTGGCGTTGGCGTGGCTCTTTTGGTAGTAGCACACGTCGTTCTGGTTAGAAAGTGGAAGTCTG CAAATCAATCTGCGGAAACTCCCGCAAAGGACGAGCAACTTCCAGATCTCTCCAGAAGAAATACAATCGTAGTCCCGCCAGATTTCCAAGAAATCCAACAAGATATCGAAGATAACGCCGACGAAG AGTATTCAGACGAAGATGGCGAAGTAGAAAGCGACGAGGATAGACCCGAAGTAAAATCGGCCAAAGCTAAATATCAAGAGCTGAGGACGACGTATACTAGATCGTTGACTCCGGAAAGTGAACCGGAGTATCAGTGTAAGCCGGCAGATGCCGACGATGAAGAGTACGAAGAGGAGGATGATGATGAAGATGTGGAGGATGAAGAGGTCGAAGATGAAGAGGAAGAGGAGTCGGACGCGGCTGAATACGAGAAGGAAGACGACGATGAGGAGTTGTTAAAAAGATTAGAAGCCAAATATGGTAAACTTAAACGGGGAGAACAAGCTGACAAGCGAGAAGACCTCGACGAACAGTTTTCGTCCTGGAAAc GTGTGAATGTTCGTGATGATAATGAACCAGAAGAGTCCGATTCCGACAAGCAATCGGACGCTGAAACTTACGAATATGAAAACATAACGAACAAAGATGacgtaaaaatcaaacaaaaaatcgaCGAAGcgcataaaaatattcaaaat aATACAGCTTACGCAATTAAGCTTTTTGATGTCCTCCTCCAAAACTATTCCTCTTCACCCAGAAGTTTGTACGGGAAGGCTCAAGCTTTAGATGTGTTAGCCGACCAAAAACGAAGTAacgaaattttacaaaaagctATCGCAACGTACTTTAAACTTTTGGATCTCGAAGACGTCCCAGATCCATTATTTGAAGCAGCGGCTGAGAGGTGCATTAATCGTCTTAGATTTATGG gtAATTACAATCGCGCAGTTGATGTTCATCTTAAATTAATAACTCGCTTTCCGGAAGAGCCCAAGCATCGAAATCAGTTAGTCGTTAGTTATTTAACAGTAAACAG GGTGAAGAAAGCTAGAATGATGTTACAAGAAACTCTGTCGAAGTATCCAAATGATGGTTTTGCGTTGGTACATTATGGTTTTATTCTCAAAACGGTCGACAACAATCTCCACGATTCGATATCTTATTTAGAAAGAGGAATTTCCACAAGAGCACCTGGAGTGATCGATGGACGTTTCTATTTTCACCTGGGAGATGCGTTAGCTCGTCTCGGAAGAACCGAAGAAGCCATGAAG GTGAGTTTCAGGTTTACGAGGATGGAGTCGAACAAAAGCTTTTCCTGTCGAAGTATCAGCGTTCTCTGTACAATGTGGATCGTTTGA